The sequence GCGTGTTCCAGGCCTGCTCGAGCTGCGCGTCGCTGAGGGCGGTGTCGACGTGCACCGAGTTCTGGAACAGGCGGCCCATGATCATCTGGTCGCGCTGCTGCTGCGTGACCTTGTCGAGGTCGAGCACCGCCAGCGAGGTGTCCTCGGCGTAGGCGGTGGCCAGCAGCGTGTAGTCCACCCAGCGGTCCGCCAGCTCGCGGACGAACTCGGGGGTGGGCGGAAGCTGCGGGTTGGCGGCCAGCATGGTGGCGGCTTCGTCGACCTTCAGCTCCTTGCCGGCCGCCGAGGCGACCTCGTCCTTGTGCGAGTTGACGGCCTCTTTCAGGCTGTTGCAACCCACGGCCAGGGGAAGGGCGGCCACGAGCAGCGCCCAGCGGGACAGCTTCATCGAAAATCTCCAGCCCGGGTGGATGTGGATCGGCGCGGGACCCCGGGGAGCGTCCCGTCGCTCGGGAAAAGACTTCGCCGCGACCTGCTTTTCAAGTGCCCAGTGCCCAGTGCCCAGGAACAGCGTCCCATCACTGGGGCACTCGGCACTGGGCGCTTTCTTCACGCCGTCAAGCTCGAATCCCCCGCCAGGTCCTTCATCGCCGCCACGATGGTGGTGACGATGGGCTCGGTGCCGTGGCGGGTCAGCGTCAGCGACAGCGGCAGCGGGCGCCGCACGTCGACCGCGAACTGGTAGTGCGTCAGCGTCTTCTGCAGCGGCGCCATCCGCGGCACCACGCCCGTGCGGAAGTTCAGCCGCACGTCCCACGGGCGGACGAGGATGCGCTCCACCCCCAGCTCGCCGCCCAGGAGGCGCAGCGACTGGGTGGCCAGCAGCGTCTCCACCTCCTCGGGGAGCGGGCCGTAGCGGTCGCGCAGCTCGCGGCGGATGGCGTCGACCCCCTCCACCGTCTCCTCGCGGGCGAGGCGGCGGTAGAAGTGCAGCTTCTGCGGCTCGTCGGGCACGTAGTGGTCGGGGATCAGCGCGGCGCCGTCGACCGACACCTCCGCGATTCCCTTCTGCGGCTGCTTCCCGTTCCCCTTCAGCTGCTTGATGGTGTCTTCCAGCAGCCGCAGGTAGGTGTCGAGCCCCACCGCGTGCACGAAACCGCTCTGTTCGGAGCCCAGGATGTTACCCGCCCCGCGAAGCTCCAGGTCCTTCAGCGCGATGCGGTATCCGCTCCCCAGCTCGGTGTAGTGCTCCAGCACCCGTAGCCGCCGCTCGGCGTCCTCCTGCACCTCGTCGGGGATGAGGAGATAGCAGAAGGCGCGGTGGTGCGATCTCCCCACTCTCCCGCGGATCTGGTAGAGCTGGCTCAGGCCGAACTGGTCGGCGCGGTTCACGATCAGCGTGTTGGCTCGGGGCACGTCGAGCCCGCTCTCGATGATCGCCGTGGCCACCAGCACGTCCACGTCGCCGTCGAGGAAGCGCGTCATCACCTCCTCGAGCTCCTTCTCCCTCATCTGCCCGTGGGCGACGGCCGTGGAGGCGTCGGGGACCAGCCGCTGCACCTTCTGCGCGACCGCGGTGATGGTCTCCACCCGGTTGTGCACGAAGAACACCTGCCCCCCGCGGTCCAGCTCGCGCCGGATGGCGTCCTCGATGATCGCGTCGGTCCACGGCAGGACGTGGGTGATCACCGGCTGCCGGTCGCGCGGGGGCGTCTGGATCAGGGTCATGTCCCTGAGCCCCAGCAGCGAGAAGTGCAGCGTGCGGGGGATCGGCGTGGCCGTCAGCGTCAGCACGTCCACCGTCTTGCGCAGCTGCTTCAGGATCTCCTTGTGCTTGACCCCGAAGCGCTGCTCCTCGTCGATCACCAGCAGCCCCAGCTCGCGGAAGCGCACGTCGGGCGACAGCAGGCGGTGCGTGCCGATGACGATGTCGACCTTGCCGTCCTCCAGCCGGTGGAGCACCTCGGCCTGCTCCTTCGCGGTGCGGAAGCGCGAGAGCGCCTCGATGCGCACGGGGAAGTCGGCCAGCCGCTCGCTGAAGGTGTGCAGGTGCTGCTCGGCCAGGATCGTGGTGGGAACGAGCACCGCCACCTGCCTCCCGTCCTGCACCGCCTTGAACGCCGCGCGGATGGCGATCTCGGTCTTCCCGTAGCCCACGTCGCCGCAGATCAGGCGGTCCATGGGGCGGGGGCTCTCCATGTCCTTCTTGACGTCTTCCGTGGCCTGCCGCTGGTCGGGCGTGTCCTCGAAGAGGAAGGCGCTCTCCATCTCCCTCTGCCAGCGCGAGTCGGCGGAGAAGGCGAACCCCTTCTCGGCGCTGCGGGCGGCGTACAGCTCCAGCAGCTCGGCCGTCATCTCCTGGATGGCCTTCTGCGTCTTCTGCTTGGCCCGCGACCACTCCTTGCCGCCGATGCGGTGCACCTTGGGCGCGGCGGCCTCCTCGTCGGCGTCGCTGACCCAGCGCTCGATCAGGTCGACGCGATGGACGGGGACGCGCAGCAGCTCGCCGCCGGCGTACTCGATCACCAGCGTCTCGAACTCCTCCTCGCCCAGCCGCACCCGCTCCATCCGCCGGAACTGGCCGATCCCGTGGTCCATGTGCACCACGTAGTCGCCCGGCTTGAGCGCCGCCACGCTCTCCAGCGCCGCCCCGCCGCGGAACCTCCGCTTTCTGCGCAGGCGGCGCGTGCGGCGGAAGATCTCGTGGTCGGTCAGCAGGCGGAGCGGGGGAGACGCATCCGCGAGGACGAAGCCGCCGGAGAGCGAGCCGATCCCCAGCTCGGTGTAGCGGCTGACCTTGAACTCGTCGAGCAGCTCCTGCAGGCGCTCCAGCTGCCCCTGGTTGTCACAGAGGATCAGCGTCTGCTCGCCGCGGCCGGCCGCGCCGCGCAGCACCTCGCCCAGGCGCGGCATGTCGCGGTCGATGGGCTCCGGCGGAAGCGCGCGGAAGCGGAAGGTGGCCCGCACCGCCTCGCCGCCCGCCTCCTCCACGAACAGCTGGGGAAGCCGCGCGAGCCGCGCCCCCGCCTCGTGCGCGGGGAGGAAGAGCCGCTCGGGGCGCTCCGGCCGCGTCCCCCGCTTCGCCTCGGCCTCGTGCAGGCGAAGCACCTCGCTCCAGGTCCGCTCCAGCTCGGGCCTTGTGCCGCTCCCCTCCAGGTGGACGACGACCGTCTCGGCGGGGAGGTAGTCGAGCAGCGACTTGCGCTCCGGCTCGCCCCCGTCGGGCGACGGCGCCGCGTGCGACGGCGTGCCGCCGCCTTCGGCCGCGGGGCGGAGGTCCACGGGCAGCAGCTCCAGCGTGTCGACCGCGCGGACGGAGAGCTGCGTCAGGATGTCGAAGAAGCGGACCGACTCGATCTCGTCGCCGAAGAACTCGATGCGCGCGGGCTCGGGGGCGCCGAAGCCGAACACGTCCACGATCCCCCCACGCAGCGCGAACTGGCCCACCTCCTCCACCGTGGCCGCGCGCTCGAACCCCATCCCCTCCAGCGTCTGCGCCAGCTCGGCCAGGCGGATGGTCTGCCCCACCCGCAGTTCCAGCCGCAGGTCGTCGAGCCCGTGCACCGCGGGCGACAGCTCCTGCATGGCCCGCGCGGTGGTGACCAGGATCGACGCGCGGCCGGAGAGCAGCGCCTCGAGCGCCTCCACGCGCGCGCCGCCGATCTCCAGGTGCGGCTCGGCCTCCTCGTACGGGAGCGACTCGCGCTGGGGATAGAGGTAGACCGAGCCCTCGCCCAGGAGCGCCTCGAGGTCGGCGGTGGCCTGCTCGGCGTCTTCCGGGCGCGTGGCCACCAGGACCCAGAGCCGTTCGCGGCGGGCGCGGTGCAGCGCCGCGGCCAGCACCATGGGCGCCGACCCCGCCAGCCCCGCGGCCACCACGCGCTCGCCCGCGCGGGGAAGCGCGTCGGCCAGCTCGCGGAAGGCGGGAACGGTCCGGAAGGAGTCGATCAGCAGCGGGTGCGGCACAGCCTTTCGATATCGGGAGCCCGCGGAAACGCACGAACGCCCGCCGCCCGGCCGGGACGACGGGTTCTGCGCGCCGGAAGACCGCCACGAACGAGCCGCGCGGTCGCGGGAACAATCCTGTAACCTACCGCCGCGCGCGAGGCCACGTCAACCTAAGGGTGATTCGATTCGCGTTCGCGCAGCATCTTGCTCCTGTATCGAAAAAACTATATACATCAGAAGTGAGGAGAGTCTCATCTGGAATATTGAGGAGAGTCTCATCTGGAAGAGATGGGTGGTGAAGGAGGGGCGCCATGGTGAAGGCAGAGATGCTGGACGCGCTGCGGGAACTTGGGTCTCTTTGCCCAGCGGAGACGGAGGTGGTGGTGATCGGCGGCGGCGCCGCGATCCTGCGCGGATGGCTGGCGCGCGCGACCGTGGACATCGACGTGGCGGCCGCGCAGCCGGCGCTCGCGAGCTTCCGTCGCGGGATCGCCGAAGTCGCCGAGGCGCTGGGGCTGCCCGAGGGGTGGATGAACGACGGCGCCAAGGCGTTCGCGCGCGTGCTGCCGCCCGATTTCACCGAGCGCCTGGAGCACGTCTGCACGTTCGGCGGCCTGACGGTGAAGACCATCAGCCGTCGGGATTTCGTGCTGATGAAGCTGTTCGCGATGCGCGCGGAAGACGTCGAGGACCTGCGCACGCTGGCGCCCACGCGCGAGGAGCTGGAATTCGTGCGAAACGAGCTGCCGCGCCTCGCGGCGTTCGAGCCGAAGCGCGCGCACCTGATCGAATTGTACGTGGAGCAGGGAGGCGGATTGTGACGACGCGGGACCTCCACGCGGACTGGGCCCGGATCGGCGGCGGCTTCTCGGTCGAGCCGTCCAGCTCGCCCGTGGACCTCGAGGCGCTGATCATGGGCACGCTCGCCGCCGCTCCCGCCGACGCGCGGCTCTTCTGGGTGGCGGCCAGCTGGCTGGCGGTGCACCACAACCTGGTGAACACGCGCCGGCTCTCGCATTCCCTGCATTCCGCCGGCATCCGCGATCTCGCGGTGGCGGGCGCGATCCTCTCCGTGGCCCGCGAGGCGGCAGGCTCGGCCACCCAGCTCGATTCGGCGCTGAAGCACTGCAGGCCGCTCGGCGACCCGCAGCCGCTGTTCGACATCATCGCCGAGAGCCCGTTTCTGACCGCGAAGGCGCGCGACGGTGCGCTGGACGTGTTCGCCGCGTGGGGCTACTGGCAGGACGAGATCTCGCTCCGCACCGATGCGATCCGCCCGGTGCAGTGGGTGCTGGCGCACTGCCCCGAGTTCCGCAGCCGCGCCATCCTGGGCGCCGCGCTCGAGGCGGAGGTCGTCGACCTCGTCTTCCTGATTCCCCTGAGCGTCCAGGAGATCAGCGAGGTGCTGGGGGTGACCTATTCGGCGGCCCACAACGCGGCGGGCCGCCTCCTCGGCCGCGGCTGGCTGCGCAAGACGCGCCGGGGGCGGCGCCTGGTGCTGGCGCTGCGCGACGAGATCCGCGCGTGGTACGAAGCTTACCCGACGGAAGCGGGGAGCGCGCTCGGAACGGCGTGAATCCTTGACTTCGCCGGAAGGGGAATTAGGGTGCGGTGGGTGCCTGACGCCGGCATCATCATGCGGGGAGACCGGGATGTGGGGACACGACATGCGGTTCGTGTGCGCCCGCCGCGGAGAGCTGTGGTACGTGACGGTGTACGGCGACTACGGGCTCGAGGTGGCGAAGGTTGCGTACAGCGCGATCGTCGACGCGTGCACCGACGGCGGGCCGTGCCGCGCGCTCCTCGACTGCCGGATGGTGGAGGGCTCACCCACGACACTCGAGCGCTACGATTTAGGCGAGCACGTGGCGCGCGAGAACGCCGCGTTCCAGGAGCGCGGCCGCGCCACCCTGCTGCAGGTGGCCTTCCTCTGCGTGGCCCCGCTCCTGGACCTGAACCGGTTCGGCGAGACGGTGGCCCGCAATCGCGGCGCGTACGTCAAGGTGAGCGACGACATGGACGAGGCGCTGCGCTGGCTCGGCTTCTCGCCCAGGGGGGAGCGCATCGCCGCGGGGGTGTGACCGCGCCCGGGCGTCCCGTCTCCTCATCCGTCGGCGTCCCTGCCCTGTCCCCTCGCTCCCTCCGGCTCGTCCCCGCGCGGGGACAGAATGCGGCCGCGCCTCCGTTCAGGAATCGCCTAAGTCCAATCCCAGCAATGGATTGAGATTGTATACAGGATCGGAACGCCGCTTGCTCTCCGGACGGGCAGCTTCCTGCACCACCCGGAGACACACCATGCGCAACCCCATCGCCGCCGCCCTGCTCCTGCTGACGTTCGGCGGAGCCGTGGCGGCCGCCCGCCCGGCGGCCGCCCAGGACGGCGCGCTCCATCGCGCGGACGACGCCTACGAGGCGCGGCGTTCCGACGATCAGGACGGCTACGGCTCCACCCGCGACGACCGCTACGGCGGCGGCTACCAGCGCGGCCCCACCGTGCGCGTGTGGCTGGACAACGACCGCGACCTGTTCTATCCCGGCGCGCAGACGCGGGTGATGGTGCGGCCCAGCCAGGACGCCTACGTGGCGGTGATGCACATCACCCCCGACGGCGACGTGGAGGTGCTGTGGCCGCGCAGCTACAGCGACGACGGCTTCCTCGAGGGCGGCCGCTCGTACGCGTTCGGCAGCCGCACCGGCGGCGCGTTCCTGCGCGTGGGCTACGGCTACGGGCTGGGCTACGTGTTCTCCGTGGCCAGCGACGAGCCGCTCGACCTGCGCCGCGTGCGCGACTACTACTATCGCCGCACCGTAGGATGGGACGCGTCGCTGAACGTCTACGGCGACCCGTTCCACGCGATGGAGCGGATCGCGCGTCTCCTCGTCCCCGACTACGACGACGGGTACGGCTTCCTGGACTGGTACAGCTACTCGGTGGGAAGCAGCCGCTACTCGTTCCCCCGCTACGCCTGCTACGACAGCTACGGCTCGTGGTACGGGAGCCGCAGCCCGTACTACGACGGGTGCGACCGGGTGCGGGTGTTGCTGCGCGAGGTGCCCTACTATTATGACACCCGCTACTACCGGGGCGACCGCAGCCGCTACTGGCGCCGCTACTACCCGGGCGACTACGCCATCCGCCGCGACCCCGAGCACCGCTACAAGGAGGGCGACGGCGCCCGTGGCGTGGCCCGGTCGCCCAACTACCGGCCCTTCACCCGCTCGGGCGACGCGCCGCCGCCGCGCTCGGGGAGCAGCGCCCGCGACGACCAGCAGGAGCCGCGCGGCACCACGCAGGAGCGGCCCAGCCGGCAGCGCCCCACCCTGCAGCGCCGGCCGGAGGAGAGCGAGCCGGTGCGGGTGAGCCCGCGCAGCGAGCCGCGCTCGCAGGAGCCGCGCGAGCCGCAGACGCGCCGCTCCGAGCCGCGCAGCGAGCCCCGGAACGAGCCGCGCGCCGAGCCTCGCCGCGAGCCCCCGCCGTCGCGCAGCAGCGAGCCGCGCTCGGAGCCGCGCAGCAACCCGCGCTCCGAGCAGCCGCGGCGCGAGTCGCCGTCGTCCGGTGGGCGCTCGCCCAGCTCGGTCTCGTCGCCCCGGGTCCGGCCAGAGTCCTGAGGGAAGGAGGGCTCCGGGAGCATCCACACCGCATCAGGAGCCCTGCTTCGATGACCCGACGTCCGTCCGCACTCCTTTCCGCCGCGCTGGCGATCCTCGCCGGCGCGGCGCCGTCGTATGCCCAGGCGCCGCGCCCCGCGCCCACGCCGCCCGAGGTGGCCGCGGCGGCCAACGTCATCACTGTCGAGGACGCCCGCGCGCGGCTGGAGTTCATCTCCAGCGACCTGATGCGGGGCCGCGACACGCCCAGCCCCGAGCTGAACATCGTCGCCAGCTACCTGGTGTCCAACTACAAGGCGATGGGGTTCGAGGCGGGCGGCGAGGGCGGGACCTTCTTCCAGTGGTATCCCTACGGGCTGCGCCGGCTGAACACCACCGCCGCGCGCTTCGGGGCGCAGGGGCGCGAGGCTGTGGCGTTCACCGCGGGGCGCGACTTCTGGACGGC comes from Longimicrobium sp. and encodes:
- the mfd gene encoding transcription-repair coupling factor translates to MPHPLLIDSFRTVPAFRELADALPRAGERVVAAGLAGSAPMVLAAALHRARRERLWVLVATRPEDAEQATADLEALLGEGSVYLYPQRESLPYEEAEPHLEIGGARVEALEALLSGRASILVTTARAMQELSPAVHGLDDLRLELRVGQTIRLAELAQTLEGMGFERAATVEEVGQFALRGGIVDVFGFGAPEPARIEFFGDEIESVRFFDILTQLSVRAVDTLELLPVDLRPAAEGGGTPSHAAPSPDGGEPERKSLLDYLPAETVVVHLEGSGTRPELERTWSEVLRLHEAEAKRGTRPERPERLFLPAHEAGARLARLPQLFVEEAGGEAVRATFRFRALPPEPIDRDMPRLGEVLRGAAGRGEQTLILCDNQGQLERLQELLDEFKVSRYTELGIGSLSGGFVLADASPPLRLLTDHEIFRRTRRLRRKRRFRGGAALESVAALKPGDYVVHMDHGIGQFRRMERVRLGEEEFETLVIEYAGGELLRVPVHRVDLIERWVSDADEEAAAPKVHRIGGKEWSRAKQKTQKAIQEMTAELLELYAARSAEKGFAFSADSRWQREMESAFLFEDTPDQRQATEDVKKDMESPRPMDRLICGDVGYGKTEIAIRAAFKAVQDGRQVAVLVPTTILAEQHLHTFSERLADFPVRIEALSRFRTAKEQAEVLHRLEDGKVDIVIGTHRLLSPDVRFRELGLLVIDEEQRFGVKHKEILKQLRKTVDVLTLTATPIPRTLHFSLLGLRDMTLIQTPPRDRQPVITHVLPWTDAIIEDAIRRELDRGGQVFFVHNRVETITAVAQKVQRLVPDASTAVAHGQMREKELEEVMTRFLDGDVDVLVATAIIESGLDVPRANTLIVNRADQFGLSQLYQIRGRVGRSHHRAFCYLLIPDEVQEDAERRLRVLEHYTELGSGYRIALKDLELRGAGNILGSEQSGFVHAVGLDTYLRLLEDTIKQLKGNGKQPQKGIAEVSVDGAALIPDHYVPDEPQKLHFYRRLAREETVEGVDAIRRELRDRYGPLPEEVETLLATQSLRLLGGELGVERILVRPWDVRLNFRTGVVPRMAPLQKTLTHYQFAVDVRRPLPLSLTLTRHGTEPIVTTIVAAMKDLAGDSSLTA
- a CDS encoding DUF6036 family nucleotidyltransferase, with the translated sequence MVKAEMLDALRELGSLCPAETEVVVIGGGAAILRGWLARATVDIDVAAAQPALASFRRGIAEVAEALGLPEGWMNDGAKAFARVLPPDFTERLEHVCTFGGLTVKTISRRDFVLMKLFAMRAEDVEDLRTLAPTREELEFVRNELPRLAAFEPKRAHLIELYVEQGGGL
- a CDS encoding DUF4384 domain-containing protein — encoded protein: MRNPIAAALLLLTFGGAVAAARPAAAQDGALHRADDAYEARRSDDQDGYGSTRDDRYGGGYQRGPTVRVWLDNDRDLFYPGAQTRVMVRPSQDAYVAVMHITPDGDVEVLWPRSYSDDGFLEGGRSYAFGSRTGGAFLRVGYGYGLGYVFSVASDEPLDLRRVRDYYYRRTVGWDASLNVYGDPFHAMERIARLLVPDYDDGYGFLDWYSYSVGSSRYSFPRYACYDSYGSWYGSRSPYYDGCDRVRVLLREVPYYYDTRYYRGDRSRYWRRYYPGDYAIRRDPEHRYKEGDGARGVARSPNYRPFTRSGDAPPPRSGSSARDDQQEPRGTTQERPSRQRPTLQRRPEESEPVRVSPRSEPRSQEPREPQTRRSEPRSEPRNEPRAEPRREPPPSRSSEPRSEPRSNPRSEQPRRESPSSGGRSPSSVSSPRVRPES